In Epinephelus moara isolate mb chromosome 20, YSFRI_EMoa_1.0, whole genome shotgun sequence, the genomic stretch GTGTACCTGGTCGATATCTCCCAGCTGGCTGTGGATGTCTTGGCAGAGTTCCAGCAGCAGGCTTACAGGACTCTTATAGAGAACGTGCAGGttgaggagaagagagaggaggccCTTGGAGAAAGCAGAGTCCTCTAAAAGAGAGAAGTAATCATACCTCAGAAGACACATTACTGTATCTAACATGGACGGAAAGATAAAGTAAACCATTATCACTCACCAAAACTGGTCTCCTTGCAGATTTTCACAGTCCACGTGATCATCTGAACAAACTGTAGATGTAGACATGTGTTAGTGGAACAGGTGCTATGGACTTTGTTGTATGCAGTGCACTTAAAGAAGACACCTACCTGCTGGGAGGAGGGCTTTAGCTGGCGTGAGAGCACACTCAGGATGCTGACCAGCAGCTGAGCCTCTTTGCTGTTGAATTCGTCCTCACTTCCACTTAACTGTGTGAACAGCGCCCTCTGTTGACGGGCAAAGAAAATTAGATTTTAGTGTCGCTGCTGAGATGTGATGGAAAGAAAGTTAATGTTTggattttaatctttaaaataaGAAGAGAATAATCAAGTCTAATTCTGTATAGATGCACCTGAAACTGTCGGATGTAAAAGTAGTTCATCTCTGTCACGTTGCCATTGTCTGGCTCCGCATCGTCCTCTGAGATGTctgcaacaaacacaaaatgtgaTGACTTGCTGTGTACCATTCGGGTGTAAAACTTAAAATTCACTGCTTTTGCTGTGCGTGTCTAACCCATGGTGGAGAGGAGCTGGGCCATCTTGTCTGGATAGCGCCGCTGGCAGGCTGTGAAGATCCTGAGCAGACCTTCCAAACACAACAAGGACAGGCTGGAGCGCTTCTCCTTCTTCCCCGCATCCTCCACGACACTGGGGATGTTGGTGTAACGCCACATCAGCACGCTGGAATTTGCAAAGACAGATCTGTTGTTGGTCAAACAATGTCACAGAGAACAAACCCATGAAGACTGTCTAACTAAATGCTGTTATTTAGGCCAAGGGAATCTGACCTCGTCATGTCACAGAGGAAGCGGAAAGTTCTGTCTGTATTCTGTCCATCTGGGCCATCTGTGTGTCcagtttcctccagctgctggaTCTTGTGTACAGCCACATTTACCGCGTAGCGCATGAACTCTCCACTTGAGCGAAGCACTGAGAGAGCCTCCTCCCTGCTCTGAGTACTGtctctaaaacacacaaaagaagaaatgcagtttttgttacatttgtcCAATGTATTACATTTCCAGCAAACAATCCAATAGTGTTtcattttagaatttattttccatgttttgGTGTTGCCAATGCTACTCTTGATTCAATGCACGTTATTCACATAGTGTTTTTAACTTTTAGCTCTTTGAGTTCTCTTCCTACTTGTCACTGTCAATTTGATAAATGCTGTACAACGTGTACAATCCAGTCAAGACATGTAAGAAAAAGAACTAAAATGTGTGCATTCACTGTTTAATAAAGTAGTTATAAATAGGCACGTAGGTAGGACATTTAAATTTAAGGCTTTTTAGGACCTTTTCAATTCAATAtctaaccaaatttaagactgatttttggacaaaggATTTTTTCCGtattcaagcattgcagatAAGTATGAAGGGAAGTATGTGGTACTGTGCAGAGGCACGTTTTATGTAGTATTacggttattagagtgagttagtttaatctacattttgccacatGTTTGTGTACCTATAAAGTAAAGTATAAGGTTAAGTGGCAGGTTTAAAGAACGACTTTAAAAGACAGacaaatgaaattagataaaatgtttgggGCAATTTAGAGCtcacaatttaaaaactaagACTTCTTAATAACCTgtaaggcctaatatttataacatttaatttaagacattttaagacttgttAAGGACCTGAAGACACTCTGGTAACAgtaatgcatgtaaacatagccaTCAGATCATTACCTGAAGAGCGCTGTGAGGAGGGTTGACACAAAGCCCAGAGAGAGTAAACTGCGCGGGCTCTTGCTTGATGGCGTTCGACCCTTTCCTGATTTCTCCCTCAGGATCTCGGACAGCTTGTGGTAGCGGTTGAAAAGCTCTATGAGCTCCTCAAAGCTGCTTTTACTGCAACACACAGAGGcaagaacacacattaaaaaaacaaaaaacactttaacactGATGCTCACAACGtcaaaaccacacacagaaaCGTGGTTGGTACCTGTAGTTGGCTTGGATGAAGTTGTACTCCATAAGGACCTCATACACTCCCATCACCAGCAAAGCATAGATATTATTCTTCGTCCCAACACTGGATCCCGTGGAGAACTCAGCTGACTTGTCCTGATTGACACACGGACATGGCTTATTAATGCTTTCAGTGCCAAAAGGGAGTGATGCTTATTTGCTTCTTTATGCACATGTCAAAAGGATTCTGACATTTTCTTTAACCACACTACTTTAATTAACCGTTTGTGTTGAATGCATACCAGTTCAAAGTCCTCCAGTTCACTCTTGATCATGCGTCTCGTCATGCTTTCTAGGATCGTCTGTAGTTCCGACTGgtacccctcctcctcctcttcctcctcgtcaTCGCTGTCGCCAGTGTTGGCTGATCGACGCATGTTCTGCAGCCACAGCAGGCAGTGTACAGTACAGCTCACCAGATGGGCCTGAAATGGAACAAACGCTATTTATAGTAAGATattcacactgtaaaaacacagtCACAAAGATGATACAGAGCAGACAGAGTACCAGTGGCTCCTGGAGGTAGATTTGGTCTCCGTGCGCTGTGATGCATGGTTCAAGTTTCACCGGGGGCAGGAGGTCCTGCTCAGGCTCGTAGTACCGCTTCAGCTAAGGATACACATCAAGACATGACATCCAGCTCTCCATGTTATAGACAAGACCGCATGGTGTcattatacatatacatatacataacaCGCACATAATACACATACCTGGGAGAAGAGGGTCTGCATGATGGAGCTTGCAAGTTGAGAGTTGCGACGGAGAACATCATAGAAACCCTGAAATGGGAGAGAATTTATATGTTGAAGAATTTCTTTTAGGATTTTTTCTGAAGCTGAAAGATATGCATGCAAGGTGCTAACGGTGGAAAAGTTAAACTCATCAGGCTATAAAGTAATTGTAAGAGCATGTAGCAAAATTGAAAGCACCTAATGAACATGGCATAGAAATGAGAACTCTAACCTCATAGAGCATGAGGCGCACGTCAGCCTGCTGGCCGAGGCAGCGACGCAGGCTGCTGAGGATCTCCAGACAGAACGCTTCGTTGGCAGCGGAGTTGTAGCGAGAGTGAACGTCCACTTGGATCTATTCAGACAGTCATTATACAACAGGCCATGTTTAAAAGTGCACATAttgtcacagctggaaatgctttCAAGCACCCTTGTCGCACATGCATCTATGGAAAAAGACCAACTGTACCTGGCTGGAGGAGATTGCCTGGCTACACTGGCTCGAGGCCAAGCTGCCCAACACTTTGAAGTTCTTCAGCAGCAACAGGAAGCCAGTCACTGCAGACTTTCTGCCGTCCAGCTGGCTGGTAGAGTCGTATGTGGGGAGAACAGCGTGAGAAATTACCTTTAGTGGAGgtgctacacagcctctctttttaattaatgttaagCTATCACGTGTTTACCAAAGCATGATTCATTAACTGTACTGATGAACGTCATCTGATTAAAAGCAAAGCAGTACACACCTGGAGAACATGGCCTTGCGGAGGACTAGAATCAACGCATCTTTCAAGGACATACTGACTTTTAGCAGGGGCtgattaaaaagagaaaatgattaAACAACAGAAAcctctacagtgtgtgtgtgtgtgtgtgtgtgtgtgtgtgtgtgtgtgtgtgtgtgtgtggctaccTGGACAGCTTTTAGTAGACCCTGAACAGTGGCCAAGGGCAGGTATGACAGGTGGTCGAATGTCTCTGTCACCTTGGAAGATGACTCCAGGAGGATCATGGGAGCAGAGACCACAATGTCGGAGAAAAGGTCTgatacagaaacaaaacaatagaAAGGAGAAAGGTTAAAGACTTACTGGATATTGGTGTACGACTGACAGCTGGAACTTATATCTAAAAGTTGCATTACCTAAGTAATGACTGACAGGTGAGGCTGTTTTCGTGACCAATCGATTCAAGACCTGCTCCAGTATCTCGCCTCTGATAGGCTCGTGTATCTGAGGAAACACACACCCTCCTCCAGTgagaaaatacaatataatcGTGTAGTCAGTTTTGGgtaatttacaaaaaataactgttaCCTTAAAGCCCTGCAAGAGCACCTGTCCTCCAAGCTTACATGCCTGCTGAGTCGGGGTCCGGGCTACGGTTGCAGACCCTTCTGTGGTCTTGCCAAATGGTCCAGGTTTGGGTCCAAACGCATCCATGAGGCAGAAGCCCAGCTGCACCAGCCCCTGGGTCACATGATCCCAACCAAACACACTGCACAGGCAGAAATGTTGAATTCGTTTTAAGAATATTAACTACAGATACTGTGTTCATGACAGATGTGAGATGATAAAGTAGTGTATCTTGGCCACCACAGATAATATCACATACTGTTATAATTTGGGCCAAGAAAGTCATATCAAGATATGCCGAGGTGGACTGTTTTGATGCTCTGACCTGTTCTTGACTGTGTCCAGTATCATCTGAGCCACGCTACAGTGCCCAGGCAGGAGGTCCTGCAGGAACTTTGAcccctgctgcagctgctcatcCTTGAAGCTCTTGACAATTGCCCCCTTCAAAAGGTCAAACACCTGACCAATCcaaggaaaggagaaaaaatacataaataaacagaaaagataaaaaagacTCAAATGAGTCATGGTATAGATTTCTCACCTGCTCCTCATAGCGCTGGATGCGTGCCACTGAGAGCAACAAGGCAACACTGAACGGGCACAGGTCCCCATAAGATGTCTGCAGAGATGCAATTAAAGATTTACGGCATACATTACAAATGTAATCAAGCGATCAGAAATAACTTCAGTAACAGACAGCTATATATAACCTTAAAGCTTTTGAGGAATTCTCTCCCGAGTTCGTGGTCGAGTCGTATAGCAAAGACTATGTGGAGGATAGCAGTTCCCTCCACATGCCTCAGCTGGTCCTGTGGAATTGACTGAACCTCTAGATCCAGGCTCCTGAGAAGaagaaacagtgaaaaacaacaatCAGTAAATGGAAAGCGAGCAGAATCATTTAGAGGGAATACAGTTTATTCCACTTGCAGAGTATGAGGCACTCACTCTCcgtgtttctcctcctcttcctggcGTACGTCTTGCTCCTTAAAATAACTGATGATTCCATCCAGGACCTGTTTCTTACAACCCTAACAGACATAGTGCAGGGCAGATACTTAGATCATTAAACAATGAGGAAGACATGATAAGGCTAcctgttgctgttatttttgaaacacacaaacacacttttgcAGATAAGAGCAGCAGCTGATAAACCAGTGGTGGGATCTCCTGCAGATCCAGCTTGGTGAACATCCTCAGGACTTTCTccaccaaaaactgcagctcctctgaTGATAAGGGCACGTCCCTACAATAaggcagacacacaaaaaaactgctGACTAATGCTATATGCCCCGAGAGGCAGCACAAGAAACAAtagcaaataaaacatt encodes the following:
- the fanci gene encoding Fanconi anemia group I protein; its protein translation is MRAEMDKIVTLSDGDNPAELQKYLSSLSNDQLITVITNGALKGKKVGSMIKGIFKGSPPTSNEGSNRRLLVYEHCIPLCESGDLQTEVAADIIGLLMLETHTLPGPCLAKLASVFVEAIKVGKMGSGKSLELFPTVLTALSACEALSYGKGELSGEEYKKQLINSLCSSRWDPQCVIHLTTMFRDVPLSSEELQFLVEKVLRMFTKLDLQEIPPLVYQLLLLSAKGCKKQVLDGIISYFKEQDVRQEEEEKHGESLDLEVQSIPQDQLRHVEGTAILHIVFAIRLDHELGREFLKSFKTSYGDLCPFSVALLLSVARIQRYEEQVFDLLKGAIVKSFKDEQLQQGSKFLQDLLPGHCSVAQMILDTVKNSVFGWDHVTQGLVQLGFCLMDAFGPKPGPFGKTTEGSATVARTPTQQACKLGGQVLLQGFKIHEPIRGEILEQVLNRLVTKTASPVSHYLDLFSDIVVSAPMILLESSSKVTETFDHLSYLPLATVQGLLKAVQPLLKVSMSLKDALILVLRKAMFSSQLDGRKSAVTGFLLLLKNFKVLGSLASSQCSQAISSSQIQVDVHSRYNSAANEAFCLEILSSLRRCLGQQADVRLMLYEGFYDVLRRNSQLASSIMQTLFSQLKRYYEPEQDLLPPVKLEPCITAHGDQIYLQEPLAHLVSCTVHCLLWLQNMRRSANTGDSDDEEEEEEEGYQSELQTILESMTRRMIKSELEDFELDKSAEFSTGSSVGTKNNIYALLVMGVYEVLMEYNFIQANYSKSSFEELIELFNRYHKLSEILREKSGKGRTPSSKSPRSLLSLGFVSTLLTALFRDSTQSREEALSVLRSSGEFMRYAVNVAVHKIQQLEETGHTDGPDGQNTDRTFRFLCDMTSVLMWRYTNIPSVVEDAGKKEKRSSLSLLCLEGLLRIFTACQRRYPDKMAQLLSTMDISEDDAEPDNGNVTEMNYFYIRQFQRALFTQLSGSEDEFNSKEAQLLVSILSVLSRQLKPSSQQFVQMITWTVKICKETSFEDSAFSKGLLSLLLNLHVLYKSPVSLLLELCQDIHSQLGDIDQDVEVEKQSHFAIINMKTATTGALLVLSQVDRVLDEVDWLIARKKSQTASDKSGSGEATQTAGQQDPIEKAVTLQLGTLLTALNELVQTALLPGTCTITLLRELSRTYTILTTLVKYYIQVCSSQHGALPARFEKLVKLSGSHLTPQCYSFITYAQSGEYGGGDDKKKKKRTEVNTAASAKLLRDTKTIPNVIFSIEQYEKYLITLSKKSKVNLMQYMKLSTSRDFRINAASLDAALQEQDGSQEATESQDAEETQEPKQKKKKQ